The DNA sequence GGCGGGCGCTGATCGCGCTGCTGCCCCGGGTCAGTCGTCGCCTCACCGTGGCGGTCGTCGCCGTGACCGTGGTGGCCGCCCTGCTGCCGGCCGCCTTCATCGTGGCGACGGGCGCCCTCGTGGGTTCCGTCCCGCAGGCGGTCACGGACGGCTTCGACTCACCCGTCGGGCATCGCCTGATCGCCACGCTGCTGGTGGTGGCGCTGATCTACGTGCTCCAGCAGGCGCTCGTCGCCCTCCGCTCGATCCTGGCCAGCGCGCTGGGCCGGCGGGTGACGGCCCACCTCCAGGAGCTGGTGATGGCGGCCACGCTCGATCCTCCTGGCATCGGCCACCTCGAGGACCCCGCCGTGCTCGACCGCGTGAGCATGGCCCAGGGCGTGGGCCCGTCCTCCACGTCGGGGCCGGGCGGCGTCACCCCTGGCTCGGCGGTGGCCGGGCTGGTGGACCAGTGGGGTCGCCGCATCCAGGGCCTGGCCGCCATGGTCATCGTCGCCCGCTTCCGGTGGTGGCTCGGCGCCCTCCTCCTGGTGGGGGAGACGGCGAACCTCCGGTTGTACTCCCGCGCGTATTTCGGGTATCTCGAGGTGGCGATCAGCAATGCCCAGGAGCTGCGGCGGGCCTCGTACTTCCGCACCCTCGGGCTGGAGGCCGACGCGGCCAAGGAGACGAGGATCTTCGGCCTCACCGGGTGGGTCCGCGACCGCTTCGAGCGGCACTGGAGCACCGCCATGGCGCAGGTGTGGGCCCGCCGGCGCAAGGAGGCGCTGGTCCAGGCCGTGCCGCTTCTCATCGAGCCGGCCGTCGCCTTCGTGGCCGTCCTGGCCCTCGGGTCGGCCACCGTGCACGGCGAGATCAGCCTCGGCGAGCTGGTGGCCTACGTCCAGGCCGTGCTCGGCGCCGCCGTGTTCGCCTACCTCTACACCGAGGACCTCCAGGTCGCCTACGGCTGCGGCTCGGTGCCGCCCGCCCTCGAGCTCGGCCCCCATCTGGCCTCCCACCCGGCCGTGCAGCTCCGGGGCAGTGCGCCGGCGGGGGACCTGCCGAGGCGGGAGATCCGCTTCGAGGGGGTGAGGTTCCGCTACCCGGGTCGCGACACCGACGTGTTCACG is a window from the Acidimicrobiales bacterium genome containing:
- a CDS encoding ABC transporter ATP-binding protein; protein product: MRFLLPASSASRRALIALLPRVSRRLTVAVVAVTVVAALLPAAFIVATGALVGSVPQAVTDGFDSPVGHRLIATLLVVALIYVLQQALVALRSILASALGRRVTAHLQELVMAATLDPPGIGHLEDPAVLDRVSMAQGVGPSSTSGPGGVTPGSAVAGLVDQWGRRIQGLAAMVIVARFRWWLGALLLVGETANLRLYSRAYFGYLEVAISNAQELRRASYFRTLGLEADAAKETRIFGLTGWVRDRFERHWSTAMAQVWARRRKEALVQAVPLLIEPAVAFVAVLALGSATVHGEISLGELVAYVQAVLGAAVFAYLYTEDLQVAYGCGSVPPALELGPHLASHPAVQLRGSAPAGDLPRREIRFEGVRFRYPGRDTDVFTSLDLTIPAGRSLAVVGRNGAGKTTLVKLLARLYDPTGGRITVDGIDLRDLDPSGWQERVAAIFQDFIRYPLSAADNVGFGALRRAGDVEALERAARRAGIADVIERLPSGWDTVLSRQYRGGVDLSGGQWQRVALARALFATDAGAGVLVLDEPTANLDVRAEAELYDRFLELTRGVTTLVISHRFSTVRRADRIVVVENGRVVEEGTHATLVASSGGYAEMFALQAARFATTAGDGGPRE